AGACTCATCGTAAAAAAATGGTCTCGATAAATCGGCCGCACATTTCATCATGATACTTCCATGAATCAATGCGTTTGCAAATAGCATTTCGGTTTGAACCAGGAATGGATCCGTAACGGGTTGGATTAGTATTTCCTCTCCCGTCGGGGTAAACCCACTTCCCCACGTCCCGCATACCGCGCAATCCGGGTGAGCCTCCATATACTCAATCTGTCTTTCAAAGCGCCGCGGCAAACTGATATCGTCGGCATCCATCCGAGCTATGTATTTCCCTCTTGCACGACGAAGACCGATGTTAAGAGACTTTGTCAGCCCCAGGTTCGTTTCATTATCGACGAGAACGATACGTGGATCTTTGTAAGACAGAATGATATCTCTGCCGCAATCTATACTGCCGTCGTTTACGATGATGAACTCAAAATCCGTGTAGGTCTGTTGCAGAATGCTATCGATCGCTTCTTTCAAGTAAGCTTCTGCGTTATATACAGACATAACGACGGATATCATAGGAGAAGTCATACCTGTTCTCCAAGCAGCACGGATATATAGGCGGCCGCCGTTCTCTCGATGGTAAGGTCACGAGAACGGCGACGAGCCTCCCTCAGATAGAAATCATAGTTCTCCAACAATAGCTGGATTTTTTCCACCAATCTAAGCGAATCAAAGTCTTTATACAGCTGGAGGATGTCATTTGAAACGGGAGCAAGCAAGTCTTTTTGGTACCAGAGCAATTCCGACATGGACCCGGAATCGAACCCGACGACGGGAAGCCCGCTGGAGATCGCCTCAATAACGGAATTCGGACACGGAGGATTTAAATGCGAATAGACAAAAGCCTGTACCCCACGCAACTCGTTCCCGAGCTCTTTAAGAGAAATGCGGGGAACGTGACGAATATAGGGCCGCTTCAGATAAGGGAGAAGGTCTTCCTTGATCACATCGCCGAACAAGCGGAGTTGAAAAGGAAACTTACCGTACAGCCGATCAAATGCGTGGACCATCGGTTCCAGCATATCGATATTCCGAAAATTTCCAGAAGAGGCGAAAATCCATCCTTCCTTCGTCGCAGGTGGGCGGGCGACAGGGTGGAAAAGTTCCGTGTCCGCTCCGTTCAGTAT
This region of Leptonema illini DSM 21528 genomic DNA includes:
- a CDS encoding glycosyltransferase family 2 protein, which gives rise to MTSPMISVVMSVYNAEAYLKEAIDSILQQTYTDFEFIIVNDGSIDCGRDIILSYKDPRIVLVDNETNLGLTKSLNIGLRRARGKYIARMDADDISLPRRFERQIEYMEAHPDCAVCGTWGSGFTPTGEEILIQPVTDPFLVQTEMLFANALIHGSIMMKCAADLSRPFFYDESVRRAQDLHLWVSFVENGYKLANLPVVLYRYRIHDLSISATSLSEQERSAEIAIRKLHRHVFGLVVPCSVLRVIRRTGNADPHAVPMAIFLTYWVLGLCFFSVWFRAYAKCDRDYFLSRIDNSNLIQILYPIFWKILKWSIKRCLRSR
- a CDS encoding glycosyltransferase, producing MQNLAAEFQRQGIAFTSRPEASNLRSALIPVEYDLDWIREWKRRGVRIVQRLDGVYYPSKHGEAYRGLNRNLELIYRELADAVIYQSRYSYLQCREVLGLSGAKSEVIILNGADTELFHPVARPPATKEGWIFASSGNFRNIDMLEPMVHAFDRLYGKFPFQLRLFGDVIKEDLLPYLKRPYIRHVPRISLKELGNELRGVQAFVYSHLNPPCPNSVIEAISSGLPVVGFDSGSMSELLWYQKDLLAPVSNDILQLYKDFDSLRLVEKIQLLLENYDFYLREARRRSRDLTIERTAAAYISVLLGEQV